In the genome of Chryseobacterium arthrosphaerae, one region contains:
- a CDS encoding choice-of-anchor L domain-containing protein yields the protein MRRYLPLCLFFTVVSTFLFSQNQPVQSRKSVKELPSVQSKKAGSFIDVNSPAYIETTYTIEKMVKDVLISSGTNTCLTPNVKNVKITPNHAPDNANRAWGYFHKASTNFPFKDGLLLSTGLARKAGNAFESNTLSDPNGGGSDNDLAQATGVSAASLRDAVLLEFDFVPTTSQIKFNYILASEEYYEGYPCEYADAFAILLRPTAGGPYINMAVLPNGAGPVSVTNIHPAITVYPVCGAVNEQYFAGYNTTNIETNFNGRTVPLTATATVVAGQEYHFKMVISDFRDSSYDSAVFLEGGSFNIGVDLLDPSGTKLPSDINVCDNTPQVITASVNDPNLVYQWFHNGAPIPNATTNSITAVQPGTYTIEVSVPGNPCPGKASIEIHGGTTPQAQDATLLLCTTPDITTFDLSTVKPDISPTPGAIFKFYVNQADAVAQNNNYIQNILNYNGNDGQILYVVVSNGSFCSKMVELKLLKETTPTAKVKSSRIKICPGESVTLTAEGGDTYQWSNFMGTGNMQTVTLYQTTTFTVYAVGQKGCRSLNPATIRIEVTPELTSPLKDVEMCMGDVVTLDAGAGPNFKYLWSTGATTQKIDVDQWGVYSVEIDNGTCKKTFEAKVIGAAKPFVTALSYESIKKTVTVTAENPAMNNLPSSLEYSIDNGISWQESNVFTSLLDNTKYTVLVRRVGTHCVGSLEFFTLQINNIITPNEDGINDVLDLKALGEFNNFTGSVYDRYGVEMFRFSKETPVWDGTVGGKRLPTATYWYKFNFEYPRSKAQMNWSGWIMLKNRD from the coding sequence ATGAGAAGATATCTACCGCTTTGTTTATTTTTTACAGTCGTCTCGACTTTTTTATTTTCACAAAATCAACCGGTACAATCCAGAAAATCAGTAAAAGAACTCCCTTCTGTACAGTCTAAAAAAGCAGGATCTTTTATTGATGTAAATTCTCCGGCTTATATAGAAACAACTTATACCATAGAGAAGATGGTAAAAGATGTATTGATCTCTTCAGGAACCAATACCTGCCTTACCCCGAATGTAAAGAATGTAAAGATCACGCCTAATCACGCTCCGGATAATGCCAACAGGGCATGGGGATATTTTCATAAGGCTTCTACCAATTTCCCTTTTAAAGACGGGCTTTTACTTTCTACAGGGCTTGCAAGAAAAGCAGGAAATGCTTTTGAAAGTAATACGCTTAGTGATCCTAACGGCGGAGGATCTGATAATGATCTGGCACAGGCTACCGGAGTGTCAGCAGCCTCTTTAAGAGATGCTGTACTGTTGGAATTTGATTTTGTACCTACAACTTCTCAGATTAAATTCAATTATATATTGGCTTCTGAAGAATATTACGAAGGATATCCTTGTGAATATGCGGATGCATTTGCCATCTTACTAAGACCTACCGCAGGAGGACCTTATATCAATATGGCTGTTCTTCCTAATGGAGCAGGGCCGGTAAGTGTTACCAATATTCACCCGGCGATTACTGTTTATCCGGTGTGTGGAGCAGTTAATGAGCAGTATTTTGCAGGATATAATACAACTAATATTGAAACGAACTTTAACGGTAGAACAGTTCCGCTTACTGCTACGGCAACCGTAGTGGCAGGACAGGAGTATCATTTTAAAATGGTGATTTCCGATTTTAGAGATAGCAGTTATGATTCAGCAGTATTTCTGGAAGGAGGTTCTTTCAACATCGGGGTAGATCTTTTAGATCCTTCCGGTACAAAACTGCCTTCCGATATCAATGTATGTGACAATACACCTCAGGTAATTACAGCCTCAGTGAATGACCCTAACCTGGTATATCAGTGGTTCCATAACGGAGCACCGATTCCGAATGCCACCACCAATAGCATTACGGCAGTACAGCCAGGTACCTATACCATTGAAGTAAGTGTGCCGGGGAACCCTTGTCCGGGTAAAGCGTCAATAGAGATTCACGGTGGAACTACACCCCAGGCTCAGGATGCAACATTGCTGCTGTGTACAACCCCTGATATTACCACATTTGATTTAAGTACCGTGAAACCGGATATCAGTCCGACGCCAGGGGCAATCTTTAAATTCTATGTGAATCAGGCTGATGCTGTTGCGCAGAATAATAATTATATCCAGAATATACTCAACTATAACGGTAATGACGGTCAGATCCTGTATGTAGTAGTCTCCAATGGCAGCTTCTGCAGTAAAATGGTTGAATTGAAGTTGCTGAAGGAAACAACACCTACTGCAAAGGTAAAATCTTCCAGAATAAAAATATGTCCGGGAGAATCAGTGACATTAACCGCAGAAGGTGGTGATACTTACCAATGGAGCAACTTTATGGGAACCGGAAATATGCAGACGGTAACACTATACCAGACCACTACATTTACCGTATATGCGGTGGGACAGAAAGGATGCAGATCTCTGAACCCTGCAACCATAAGAATAGAAGTAACCCCTGAACTCACCTCCCCATTAAAAGATGTTGAAATGTGTATGGGAGATGTGGTTACATTAGATGCCGGAGCAGGGCCTAACTTTAAATATCTTTGGAGTACAGGAGCAACTACACAGAAAATAGATGTAGACCAGTGGGGCGTTTACAGTGTAGAAATTGATAACGGAACCTGTAAGAAAACATTTGAAGCTAAAGTAATAGGTGCAGCAAAGCCGTTCGTTACTGCATTGAGTTATGAAAGTATTAAAAAAACAGTTACCGTTACTGCAGAAAACCCTGCAATGAATAATTTGCCAAGCAGTTTAGAATATTCTATCGATAACGGAATTTCATGGCAGGAATCTAATGTATTTACCAGCCTTTTGGATAATACCAAATATACGGTCCTGGTAAGAAGAGTAGGTACCCATTGCGTAGGAAGTCTTGAATTCTTTACCCTGCAGATCAATAATATCATTACACCGAATGAAGACGGAATCAATGATGTGCTGGACCTTAAAGCTCTTGGGGAATTCAACAACTTTACAGGGTCGGTATATGACAGATATGGAGTTGAAATGTTCAGATTCTCAAAAGAAACCCCGGTTTGGGACGGAACAGTAGGAGGTAAGAGACTCCCAACAGCTACCTATTGGTACAAATTCAATTTTGAATATCCGAGATCGAAAGCTCAGATGAACTGGTCAGGATGGATTATGCTGAAAAACAGAGATTAA
- the rsmA gene encoding 16S rRNA (adenine(1518)-N(6)/adenine(1519)-N(6))-dimethyltransferase RsmA — protein sequence MSVKAKKHLGQHFLTDENIARKIVEGLSFENYNNIMEVGPGMGVLTKYLLEKDQTIYLAEIDTESIEYLKNNYPKVTENTFVGDFLKQDFNFIKDEQIAIIGNFPYNISSQILFQIVDHYELIPEMVGMFQKEVAERTAAVPRTKDYGILSVLIQAYYDVSYMFTVHENVFNPPPKVKSGVIRLTRNPKEGLAGNEVLFKQIVKTGFNQRRKKLSNALKTLNIPEALKGHEFLDKRAEELSVADFILFANLWKDNQ from the coding sequence TTGAGTGTAAAAGCAAAAAAACATCTGGGGCAGCACTTCCTGACCGATGAAAATATCGCAAGAAAAATCGTAGAAGGTCTTAGTTTTGAGAACTATAATAACATCATGGAAGTAGGTCCCGGAATGGGCGTGCTTACCAAATATCTTCTTGAAAAAGACCAGACCATTTACCTTGCCGAAATCGATACGGAATCTATCGAATATCTGAAAAACAATTATCCTAAGGTTACGGAAAATACTTTTGTAGGTGACTTTCTGAAACAGGATTTTAATTTCATCAAAGATGAGCAGATAGCCATTATCGGTAATTTCCCTTATAATATTTCTTCACAGATATTATTCCAGATTGTGGATCACTACGAGCTGATTCCTGAAATGGTAGGAATGTTCCAGAAAGAGGTTGCAGAAAGAACGGCTGCCGTACCGAGAACTAAAGATTACGGTATACTTTCTGTACTGATCCAGGCTTATTATGACGTATCCTATATGTTTACAGTACATGAGAACGTTTTCAATCCGCCGCCAAAAGTAAAATCAGGAGTGATCAGGCTTACCAGAAATCCTAAAGAAGGCCTGGCCGGGAACGAAGTGCTTTTTAAGCAGATCGTAAAAACAGGATTCAACCAAAGACGGAAAAAGCTGTCCAATGCGCTGAAAACCTTAAACATTCCTGAAGCTTTGAAAGGACACGAGTTCCTGGATAAAAGAGCTGAAGAGCTGAGTGTCGCAGATTTCATTCTTTTTGCCAACCTTTGGAAAGATAATCAGTAA
- a CDS encoding cell division protein FtsX: MAKSVDEFNKKRLRSSNITVVISIALVLFLLGLMGLILINAQKYSDYIKEQLVVNAYFDENYDAKDSVKIAKLEDETFKKVQTLAPVKKATYISRAMAAKEAKKSMGIDSDALFEENIFPSSIEVALKPEYVDPAKIDEAIKVIKSVPGIIDVKNDSTLMVDVYNNLSRILKWILGFSILFLVLAVVLINNSIRLKIFSKRFIIKTMQLVGAKRRFILKPFIIEAVILGAIGSVIGLLALGGVWYYFTSQIGSAFVQDNNQYFWLVILVLGVGIFISVLSTIFATWRFLKSNVDDLYYS; this comes from the coding sequence ATGGCTAAATCTGTAGATGAGTTTAATAAGAAAAGGCTTCGGTCCAGCAATATTACTGTAGTGATAAGTATTGCCTTAGTGCTGTTTTTGTTGGGATTAATGGGGCTTATTTTAATTAATGCCCAAAAGTATTCTGACTATATCAAAGAACAATTGGTAGTGAATGCCTACTTTGATGAAAATTATGACGCAAAAGACTCTGTAAAAATTGCGAAACTGGAGGATGAAACTTTTAAAAAGGTACAGACGTTAGCTCCTGTAAAAAAGGCAACTTATATCTCCAGAGCTATGGCAGCGAAGGAAGCTAAAAAAAGTATGGGGATAGACAGTGATGCTTTATTTGAAGAGAATATTTTCCCTTCATCTATTGAAGTTGCTTTAAAACCGGAATATGTAGATCCTGCAAAAATTGATGAAGCGATCAAAGTGATCAAATCTGTTCCCGGGATCATAGATGTGAAAAACGACAGTACTTTGATGGTAGATGTTTACAATAACCTGAGCAGAATCTTAAAATGGATCTTAGGATTTTCAATACTGTTTTTGGTATTGGCTGTGGTACTGATCAACAATTCAATCCGTCTGAAAATATTTTCGAAGAGATTTATTATTAAAACCATGCAGCTGGTAGGGGCGAAGAGAAGATTTATCCTTAAACCTTTTATCATAGAAGCTGTTATCCTGGGAGCTATTGGTTCCGTAATTGGTCTTCTTGCTCTGGGAGGTGTTTGGTATTACTTTACAAGTCAGATCGGTTCTGCTTTCGTACAGGATAACAACCAGTATTTCTGGTTAGTGATTCTGGTACTTGGTGTAGGGATTTTCATTTCTGTCTTAAGTACTATTTTCGCTACCTGGAGATTCTTAAAATCAAACGTTGACGACTTATATTACTCTTAA
- a CDS encoding DUF3098 domain-containing protein, producing the protein MSKKTNKLSASDFGNEAEVPQENSFYFGQQNFKWMLIGLAFIIVGFLLMMGPDANTVDGKFDPNAWNDDIFSIRRIRIAPLFVVIGFAIEVYAILKRK; encoded by the coding sequence ATGAGCAAAAAAACAAATAAACTTTCCGCTTCAGATTTCGGAAATGAAGCAGAAGTGCCACAGGAAAACTCTTTCTATTTCGGACAGCAGAACTTCAAATGGATGCTGATCGGATTAGCATTTATTATTGTCGGTTTTCTATTGATGATGGGACCTGATGCCAATACGGTAGACGGTAAATTTGACCCCAATGCATGGAACGACGATATCTTCTCTATCAGAAGGATCAGAATAGCACCGCTTTTTGTCGTAATAGGATTTGCAATAGAAGTGTACGCTATTTTAAAAAGAAAATAA
- a CDS encoding undecaprenyl-diphosphate phosphatase produces MDLIKAIIIAIVEGLTEYLPISSTAHMGFTANLMGLEETEFLKMFQVSIQFGAILSVVVAYWKKFFDLNNIQFYFKLAFAVVPALVLGYLFDDKIEAVLGNQIAISSVLVLGGVVLLFADKWFKNPKIDDEKGITVRNAVTIGFWQCLAMMPGTSRSAASIIGGMAQGLTRKAAAEFSFFLAVPTMLAVTVYSVFVKTWGKETANPQKGYEMIMASQDHIMIFVVGNVVAFIVALIAIKAFIGVLNKYGFKPWGWYRIFVGVALLIYFYFFK; encoded by the coding sequence ATGGATTTAATTAAAGCAATTATTATTGCCATTGTAGAGGGATTAACAGAGTATCTTCCGATTTCTTCAACTGCACACATGGGATTTACCGCCAATCTGATGGGGCTTGAAGAAACAGAGTTTTTAAAAATGTTTCAGGTATCGATTCAGTTTGGAGCAATCCTTTCTGTTGTAGTAGCATACTGGAAAAAGTTTTTTGATTTAAACAATATTCAGTTCTATTTTAAGCTGGCTTTTGCTGTAGTTCCGGCACTGGTCCTGGGCTATCTGTTCGATGATAAAATTGAAGCCGTACTTGGAAATCAGATTGCAATTTCTTCAGTATTGGTTTTGGGAGGTGTTGTTTTACTGTTTGCTGATAAGTGGTTTAAAAATCCTAAAATTGATGACGAAAAGGGAATTACCGTAAGAAATGCTGTTACCATCGGTTTCTGGCAGTGTCTGGCGATGATGCCGGGAACGAGCCGTAGTGCTGCTTCCATCATTGGAGGGATGGCACAGGGGTTAACGAGGAAGGCTGCTGCTGAATTCTCTTTCTTTCTTGCTGTACCTACCATGCTTGCAGTAACCGTATACTCCGTTTTTGTGAAAACATGGGGTAAAGAAACTGCCAATCCACAGAAAGGATATGAAATGATCATGGCTTCACAGGACCACATTATGATTTTCGTGGTAGGAAATGTTGTGGCATTTATTGTAGCATTAATAGCGATTAAAGCATTCATTGGAGTGCTTAATAAATACGGTTTCAAACCATGGGGATGGTATCGTATTTTTGTAGGTGTTGCTTTGCTGATCTATTTCTATTTCTTTAAATAA
- the truB gene encoding tRNA pseudouridine(55) synthase TruB produces MTAEELKSGYIFLLDKPLDWTSFQAVNKMKYKLKREFDLPKKFKIGHAGTLDPRATGLLIVCCGKFTKKIPEIQDAPKEYWTEIKIGVQTESYDTEKPEILHQDITHISEEQVNETLEKFVGEIEQKPPVYSAIKIDGERAYNLARAGEEVEMKSRKTTIHYIKDITVNFPLISFTVGCSKGTYIRSLAHDIGQELGVGAYLTQLRRTKIGDYAIENATDQFLNNDFRFESL; encoded by the coding sequence ATGACAGCTGAAGAACTGAAATCGGGATACATTTTTTTATTGGACAAGCCTTTGGACTGGACTTCTTTTCAGGCTGTCAATAAAATGAAATATAAACTTAAAAGGGAATTTGACCTTCCTAAAAAATTTAAAATAGGACATGCAGGAACCTTAGATCCCAGGGCTACAGGGCTTCTTATTGTATGTTGCGGAAAATTTACAAAAAAGATTCCTGAGATCCAGGATGCTCCGAAAGAATACTGGACAGAGATCAAAATAGGAGTGCAGACGGAGTCTTATGACACGGAAAAACCGGAAATACTTCACCAGGATATCACTCATATTTCTGAGGAACAGGTGAATGAAACTCTGGAAAAATTTGTAGGAGAGATCGAACAGAAACCACCAGTGTATTCTGCTATTAAAATTGATGGTGAAAGAGCTTATAACCTGGCGAGAGCCGGAGAGGAAGTAGAAATGAAATCGAGAAAGACCACCATTCATTATATAAAGGATATTACAGTAAATTTTCCTTTGATAAGCTTTACGGTAGGCTGCTCCAAAGGAACTTACATCAGAAGTCTTGCTCACGATATCGGGCAGGAACTCGGAGTGGGGGCGTATCTGACCCAGTTAAGGCGTACAAAAATCGGGGATTATGCTATTGAAAATGCCACAGACCAGTTTTTAAATAATGATTTCCGTTTTGAGAGCTTATGA
- the rluF gene encoding 23S rRNA pseudouridine(2604) synthase RluF, with amino-acid sequence MEKTRINKYLSEVGYCSRRAADKLLEEGRIKINGKIPELGTKVSDEDLVEVDGKPVREPQENPVYIVFNKPVGIVCTTDTKREKNNIIDYINHPKRIFPIGRLDKPSEGLILLTSDGDIVNKILRARNNHEKEYLVRVDKPITPRFLEKMRNGVPILDTVTKKCEVEKIDEMNFRIILTQGLNRQIRRMCEYLGYEVKKLKRIRIMNIKLDLPIGKWRDMTDEELSTLNALLEGSSKTVD; translated from the coding sequence ATGGAAAAAACACGTATCAATAAATATTTATCAGAAGTAGGATACTGCTCAAGAAGGGCAGCAGATAAACTGTTAGAAGAAGGCAGAATAAAAATCAACGGTAAAATTCCTGAACTGGGCACAAAAGTTTCTGATGAAGATCTTGTAGAAGTAGACGGAAAACCTGTAAGAGAACCTCAGGAAAACCCTGTTTATATTGTTTTCAACAAACCGGTAGGAATTGTCTGTACCACAGATACGAAGCGTGAAAAAAACAATATCATTGACTATATCAACCACCCGAAAAGGATTTTCCCCATCGGAAGACTGGATAAACCCAGTGAAGGCCTTATCCTGCTCACAAGTGACGGAGATATCGTCAATAAAATCCTGAGAGCAAGAAACAATCACGAAAAAGAATATCTGGTAAGGGTAGATAAACCCATTACTCCAAGATTTCTTGAAAAAATGAGAAACGGGGTACCAATTCTGGATACGGTAACCAAAAAATGTGAAGTAGAGAAGATTGATGAAATGAACTTCAGGATCATCCTTACGCAGGGACTCAACAGGCAGATCCGAAGAATGTGCGAATACCTTGGATATGAAGTGAAAAAGCTGAAGAGAATCCGTATTATGAATATTAAACTGGACCTTCCGATCGGAAAATGGAGAGATATGACGGATGAAGAGCTTTCAACACTTAATGCATTACTCGAAGGTTCAAGTAAGACAGTCGATTAA
- a CDS encoding YncE family protein, whose amino-acid sequence MKTKFKPFILLIAAFAILTDCQSESENHTKDHNTSFFIDYRSLNGAPDGMAVIDLDPDSPRFGSIISKLELGVGVLPHHIYYNKDAKKLYTTALGGKYLYQIKAEEDQNGMPKLISATAVDTGENTVGENLFFTNDGRFFMTFMGGAGGLKDGSVGVFNANNNQLIKTIKGSIETNPNKFIMYPHGISVNEEKGLMMVTSTIHPDLTSGMGNTCTLIDLNTYELKETYQVADSPADLSSPVEVLLLRGKFPQFALATTMLGGDIWIAPYNTATKKYDAFSKVFDGSTQGLGWALEMYIDDNSKLYVSFADPGKVLVFDISNLPQLKLLKTFTADKGAHHMAFFKTRSGKEVVAVQNNLLNLPNLNSGTISVIEIQTGKTLGTVDLRAKYGILPESIEGTNGPSSYMHH is encoded by the coding sequence ATGAAAACAAAATTTAAACCATTTATTCTGCTTATTGCTGCTTTTGCAATACTTACTGATTGTCAGAGCGAAAGTGAGAATCATACAAAAGACCACAATACTTCTTTTTTTATTGACTACAGAAGCCTGAACGGAGCACCGGACGGAATGGCTGTCATCGACCTTGATCCTGACTCACCAAGATTTGGCAGCATTATCAGCAAACTTGAATTGGGAGTCGGAGTTTTGCCGCACCATATTTATTATAATAAAGATGCAAAAAAGCTTTACACAACTGCTTTAGGAGGGAAATACCTCTATCAGATAAAAGCAGAGGAAGACCAGAATGGTATGCCGAAACTGATCAGTGCCACTGCTGTTGATACGGGTGAAAATACAGTGGGCGAAAATTTATTTTTTACCAATGACGGACGTTTTTTTATGACCTTTATGGGAGGGGCAGGAGGCCTGAAAGATGGCAGTGTAGGGGTGTTTAACGCCAATAATAATCAGCTTATCAAAACGATCAAAGGATCGATAGAAACCAATCCGAATAAATTTATTATGTATCCGCACGGTATTTCCGTAAATGAGGAAAAAGGACTCATGATGGTTACCTCAACGATTCATCCGGATCTTACCAGCGGCATGGGGAATACCTGCACCCTCATAGATCTGAATACCTATGAACTAAAAGAAACCTATCAGGTAGCAGACTCCCCGGCAGATTTATCAAGTCCTGTGGAAGTCCTGTTGCTGCGTGGGAAGTTTCCGCAGTTTGCCCTTGCTACGACAATGCTTGGAGGTGATATCTGGATTGCACCCTATAATACGGCCACTAAAAAATACGATGCTTTCAGCAAAGTTTTTGACGGAAGTACCCAAGGGCTGGGATGGGCTCTCGAAATGTATATTGATGATAACAGCAAGCTTTACGTAAGTTTTGCAGATCCGGGTAAAGTGCTTGTCTTTGATATCAGTAATCTTCCTCAGTTGAAACTTTTAAAAACATTTACCGCAGATAAAGGAGCCCATCATATGGCATTCTTTAAAACCAGATCCGGAAAAGAAGTAGTCGCTGTACAAAACAATCTGTTAAACCTTCCTAATCTCAACTCCGGAACGATAAGTGTCATTGAAATTCAGACAGGAAAAACCTTAGGGACAGTAGATTTACGGGCAAAATATGGAATACTTCCGGAATCTATTGAAGGAACCAATGGTCCCAGCAGCTATATGCACCACTAA
- a CDS encoding helix-hairpin-helix domain-containing protein, whose protein sequence is MMRKNYYRKLACMVLLLSGLLIYQSYTSRNKEPFPDVKFIVAAPVSENLSAFDPNTLNHEQWQKLGFSEKQVSTILKYKDIVGGKFVSKEQLKKCYAISEEKFAILAPFILLPENTGNNPARAFKSFEKRSISVTGKFNPDLYSEQDWVKMGFSEKQAEAILKYKKYLGGSFVSKEKFKECFIISSEHYSKLEPYLLLPVNTPAEFRNSIRNTSFKEKIRYTYFDPNLLDTEGWKALGFSEKQAVTIVNYRDRNLKGSFKSPEDLQKCFVISTEKFQELKPYIKINPAADRKQELKQEKTDFSKTDLNTITFRQLLEFGLDEKSAGSIIGFRKKLGGFVYKQQIMDTYNIDKELVQKLISIAPLDASGVPKYSLTEAPEEWLKNHPYFKYSADKIIYYRISNPDDRKIWKFLKLKPEYETRMRWYVK, encoded by the coding sequence ATGATGAGAAAAAATTATTACCGTAAACTGGCCTGCATGGTGCTGCTTCTTAGTGGCCTCTTAATTTATCAAAGCTATACCAGCAGAAATAAAGAGCCTTTTCCTGATGTTAAATTTATTGTGGCGGCTCCCGTCTCTGAAAATTTGTCAGCATTCGATCCCAATACTTTGAATCACGAGCAATGGCAGAAGCTGGGGTTCTCTGAAAAACAGGTATCCACTATTCTTAAATATAAAGACATAGTAGGCGGCAAGTTTGTTTCAAAAGAACAGCTGAAAAAGTGTTATGCAATTTCTGAAGAGAAATTTGCAATATTGGCCCCTTTTATCTTACTTCCTGAAAATACGGGGAATAATCCGGCCCGGGCTTTTAAAAGTTTTGAAAAAAGAAGTATTTCGGTAACCGGAAAATTTAATCCGGATCTTTATTCTGAACAGGATTGGGTGAAAATGGGCTTCAGTGAGAAACAGGCTGAAGCAATTTTAAAATATAAAAAATACCTGGGGGGAAGTTTTGTGAGCAAAGAAAAGTTTAAAGAGTGCTTTATTATTTCTTCTGAGCATTACAGTAAGCTTGAACCCTATCTGCTTCTACCGGTCAATACCCCCGCAGAGTTCAGGAATTCAATCAGAAATACTTCGTTTAAAGAAAAGATCCGATACACTTATTTTGATCCCAATCTATTGGATACCGAAGGCTGGAAAGCCCTTGGATTTTCTGAAAAACAGGCAGTTACTATTGTCAATTACCGGGACAGAAATTTAAAGGGAAGTTTTAAAAGCCCGGAAGATCTTCAAAAATGTTTCGTTATTTCTACTGAGAAATTCCAGGAACTGAAACCTTACATCAAAATAAATCCTGCTGCTGACAGGAAACAGGAGCTTAAACAGGAAAAGACAGATTTTTCAAAGACAGATCTCAATACGATCACTTTCAGACAGCTGCTGGAATTTGGTCTGGATGAAAAAAGCGCCGGATCTATCATCGGATTCCGGAAAAAGCTCGGTGGCTTTGTCTACAAGCAACAGATTATGGATACCTACAATATTGATAAAGAGCTGGTGCAAAAGCTGATCAGCATTGCTCCACTGGACGCCTCAGGTGTTCCCAAATACAGTTTGACAGAGGCTCCTGAAGAATGGCTTAAAAATCATCCTTATTTTAAATATTCGGCGGATAAAATCATCTACTACCGGATCAGTAATCCTGACGACAGGAAAATCTGGAAATTTTTAAAACTCAAGCCGGAATATGAGACAAGGATGAGGTGGTATGTGAAATAA
- a CDS encoding MerR family transcriptional regulator has product MKINLPDKLYYSIGEVAKAFDVNTSLIRYWEQEFPIIKPKKNKKGNRYFTPEDIKNLQMIYHLVKEKGYTLDGARVALTTNSKISETITIIDRLEFVKAELLKLKESLGDKEE; this is encoded by the coding sequence ATGAAAATAAATTTACCTGATAAATTATACTATTCAATAGGAGAAGTCGCTAAAGCATTTGACGTAAACACTTCATTAATACGTTATTGGGAACAGGAATTTCCGATCATTAAGCCTAAAAAGAATAAAAAAGGAAACCGGTATTTCACTCCTGAAGATATCAAGAACCTGCAGATGATCTATCACCTGGTGAAAGAGAAAGGCTATACCCTTGATGGAGCCCGCGTTGCCCTGACCACCAACAGTAAGATTTCAGAAACCATTACCATTATCGACCGTCTTGAATTTGTAAAGGCAGAACTTTTAAAACTTAAAGAGTCTCTGGGAGATAAAGAAGAATAA